One part of the Enterococcus sp. DIV1094 genome encodes these proteins:
- a CDS encoding cystathionine gamma-synthase: protein MHIQTKLIHGGISEDPTTGAVSVPIYQTSTYRQNAVGQPKEYEYSRSGNPTRFALEELIADLEGGVRGFAFASGLAGIHAVFSLFQSGDHILLGDDVYGGTFRLFDNVLTKNGLQYTIVDTSNLAQIEQAIQENTKALYLETPSNPLLKITDLKAGAEIAKKHDLLTIVDNTFATPYFQKPLELGADIVLHSGTKYLGGHSDVVAGLVTTNDQALADQIGYYQNAIGSVLGPQDSWLMQRGIKTLSVRMEEHQKNAFAVAELLANHPEVEAVYYPGLTTHHNHEIAKEQMSGYSGMVSFTLKNDADAIPFVESLRLFILAESLGGVESLVEIPSVMTHSSVPKEKREKAGIKDGLIRLSVGIEYAQDLLDDLTQAFVQMKNH, encoded by the coding sequence ATGCATATTCAAACAAAACTTATCCATGGTGGTATTAGTGAAGATCCAACAACAGGAGCAGTCAGTGTGCCGATCTACCAAACATCGACTTATCGTCAAAATGCGGTAGGACAACCTAAAGAATACGAATATTCACGTTCAGGTAATCCAACACGTTTTGCTTTAGAAGAATTGATCGCAGATTTAGAAGGTGGCGTTCGTGGCTTTGCATTTGCCTCTGGCTTGGCAGGAATCCATGCCGTATTTTCTTTATTTCAATCAGGCGATCATATCCTTTTGGGTGATGATGTCTACGGAGGAACTTTCCGCTTATTTGACAATGTACTCACAAAAAATGGCTTACAGTATACTATTGTCGATACAAGTAATCTTGCACAGATTGAACAAGCGATCCAGGAAAACACAAAAGCATTGTACCTAGAAACCCCAAGTAATCCCCTACTAAAAATCACTGATTTGAAAGCAGGAGCAGAAATTGCAAAAAAACATGATCTATTAACGATCGTAGATAACACATTTGCTACACCTTACTTCCAGAAACCTTTAGAATTGGGCGCAGATATCGTTTTACACAGTGGAACGAAGTATCTAGGTGGGCATAGTGATGTCGTTGCTGGCTTAGTAACGACAAATGATCAAGCATTGGCGGACCAAATCGGCTACTATCAAAATGCAATCGGTAGTGTGTTAGGCCCACAAGATAGTTGGTTGATGCAACGTGGCATCAAAACGCTAAGTGTCCGAATGGAAGAACACCAAAAAAATGCCTTTGCAGTAGCTGAATTATTAGCGAACCATCCCGAAGTCGAAGCAGTCTATTATCCTGGACTAACTACTCATCATAATCACGAGATCGCCAAAGAACAGATGTCCGGCTATAGTGGAATGGTTTCATTTACTTTGAAAAACGATGCGGATGCTATTCCTTTTGTGGAATCATTGAGATTATTCATTTTAGCTGAGAGTCTAGGAGGGGTAGAAAGTTTAGTTGAAATCCCTTCTGTCATGACGCATTCTTCTGTTCCTAAAGAAAAGCGTGAAAAAGCTGGGATCAAGGATGGACTGATTCGTTTATCTGTTGGAATCGAGTATGCCCAAGATCTTTTAGATGATTTGACGCAAGCATTTGTACAAATGAAAAATCACTGA
- a CDS encoding helix-turn-helix domain-containing protein encodes MIEKILLDDHARTKLSVYGKLMTLSPGEYSMDDVRENLDFHFSAVRFKKILFAIQEDLEQFTEIKLLHSKNKLSINEQLVQYTQYQHYLSTESVPYKLLISLLTEQDKDLADFCNRHFISRSTCFRQTKKLAEYLKEYQINLNLSNLTLSGSEMLIRIIFFNFFWFVSLGESLDILPFSQEVTALIYKHEEDYHKNKFDLGKKQASLHCLICLTRIKNNHSTDIYKLTRDSFIPSGTNIDFFYDFFKFANVRLDILEVNSLFYLFYYWPFLTSNQDIRMSIIQHSYHQPNNEVKDLLEEFQNHCQTFIGTFHFEKEPALYLNLYLSIGNFSLFRQKIPLTTLFISSYIQDKYPLLRILTIKIEGFWKKIAQRKNYTWLKACISELAFIQACLLYPYYSEIDENYKLNVGFINVSEHLISAEILNLGKKIPFVDIEQLTLPITEEYDFFIFGSPLLIPKGLDPSKYTVLDFCHYSDFETELYQRLLEVHHLKLQTLFSD; translated from the coding sequence TTGATTGAAAAAATTTTATTAGATGATCATGCCAGAACAAAATTAAGTGTATACGGTAAGTTGATGACATTATCACCAGGTGAATATAGCATGGATGATGTGCGGGAAAACTTAGATTTTCATTTTAGTGCCGTTCGTTTTAAAAAAATCTTATTTGCCATACAAGAAGATTTAGAACAATTCACTGAAATCAAACTGTTACATAGTAAAAACAAGTTATCCATCAATGAACAACTTGTTCAATACACCCAGTATCAACACTACCTTTCTACAGAAAGCGTTCCTTATAAACTATTGATCAGTCTTCTGACAGAACAAGACAAAGACCTTGCTGATTTTTGTAATCGCCACTTTATCAGTCGTTCGACCTGTTTTCGGCAAACTAAAAAATTAGCTGAATATTTGAAAGAATATCAAATCAACTTGAACTTATCGAATCTTACCTTGTCCGGATCTGAGATGTTGATTCGTATCATCTTTTTTAATTTCTTTTGGTTTGTTTCATTAGGGGAAAGTTTGGACATCCTTCCCTTTAGTCAAGAAGTCACTGCGCTGATCTATAAGCATGAAGAAGATTACCATAAGAACAAGTTTGATCTTGGAAAGAAGCAAGCGAGTCTTCACTGTTTGATTTGTTTGACTAGGATCAAAAATAACCATTCGACTGACATTTATAAATTAACAAGAGATTCTTTTATTCCAAGCGGAACAAACATTGACTTCTTTTACGATTTCTTCAAGTTCGCAAATGTTCGTTTAGATATCTTAGAAGTAAACTCGTTGTTCTATTTGTTTTATTATTGGCCGTTCCTTACTTCCAACCAAGATATTCGAATGTCGATCATCCAACATTCCTATCACCAACCAAATAATGAAGTCAAGGATCTTTTAGAAGAGTTCCAGAACCATTGTCAGACATTTATTGGTACATTTCATTTTGAAAAGGAACCCGCTTTGTATTTGAATCTTTACCTTTCTATCGGTAATTTTAGTTTGTTTAGGCAAAAAATCCCTTTGACCACGTTATTTATCTCTTCTTATATTCAAGATAAGTATCCACTTTTACGTATCTTGACCATCAAAATCGAAGGCTTTTGGAAAAAAATTGCTCAACGAAAGAATTACACATGGCTGAAAGCATGTATCAGTGAATTAGCTTTTATCCAAGCGTGTTTACTTTATCCGTATTATTCAGAAATCGATGAGAATTATAAGTTGAACGTTGGTTTCATCAATGTTTCAGAGCATTTGATTTCCGCTGAGATCTTGAATCTAGGCAAAAAGATTCCCTTTGTCGATATCGAGCAGCTAACACTGCCGATCACTGAAGAATATGACTTTTTTATCTTCGGCTCCCCACTACTGATTCCTAAAGGGCTTGATCCTTCTAAATATACGGTCCTTGACTTTTGTCATTATAGTGACTTTGAGACAGAGCTGTATCAACGTCTACTAGAAGTCCATCATCTCAAGTTGCAAACGTTGTTCTCCGATTGA
- a CDS encoding glutathione peroxidase: MNIYDFDVTLEDGTTYSLDKYKGQPMIIVNTATKCGLAPQFEQLEELYQTYQEKGLVVLGFPSNQFKQEVFSANDAAEACRTTYGVTFPMHQLTVINGADADPLFDYLKEQAPGTLTPAIKWNFTKFLIDKDGQVIERFAPKTSPLKMKESIEAII, from the coding sequence ATGAATATTTACGATTTTGATGTCACATTAGAAGATGGTACAACTTACTCATTGGATAAATACAAGGGACAACCAATGATCATCGTCAATACTGCAACAAAATGTGGTTTAGCTCCACAGTTCGAACAGTTGGAGGAACTTTATCAGACCTATCAGGAAAAAGGCTTAGTCGTGTTGGGCTTTCCTTCGAATCAATTCAAACAGGAAGTCTTTTCTGCAAATGATGCTGCCGAGGCCTGTCGCACAACTTATGGCGTCACATTCCCTATGCATCAACTAACAGTGATCAATGGGGCGGATGCTGATCCTTTATTTGATTACTTAAAAGAACAAGCACCGGGGACCTTGACTCCAGCAATCAAATGGAATTTCACAAAATTCCTTATTGATAAAGATGGGCAAGTCATTGAACGTTTTGCGCCAAAAACTTCTCCCTTAAAAATGAAAGAATCAATCGAAGCGATTATTTAA
- a CDS encoding ArsC/Spx/MgsR family protein, whose translation MKIKIYSSTNCMITVKAIQWLEKQSLSYQFVDIESRALSNKEVKELCSFENADIEQLFTTWSFEFKKIKAGLPKNKEEQLLLLCKTQRHLLRRPLIIIDDTLFVGYDQRLMEQLILHE comes from the coding sequence GTGAAAATCAAAATTTATAGTTCAACGAATTGTATGATAACCGTCAAAGCGATCCAATGGTTAGAAAAGCAAAGTTTGTCTTACCAATTCGTTGATATAGAAAGCAGAGCATTAAGTAATAAAGAAGTCAAAGAGCTATGTAGTTTTGAAAATGCAGATATTGAACAATTATTTACTACATGGTCGTTTGAATTCAAAAAAATAAAAGCTGGACTTCCTAAGAATAAAGAAGAACAACTTCTATTATTGTGCAAAACGCAACGTCATCTGTTAAGACGGCCTCTGATCATCATCGATGATACGTTGTTTGTTGGATACGATCAACGATTGATGGAACAATTGATTTTACATGAATAA
- a CDS encoding vWA domain-containing protein yields MKKRRYLVICTLLSLFFIAYLYSQKVKIAAANEEGVVEVLKNEYGEVNLKQSGQQLTISYRLNEQNQERRFLFQLHPSDVPENNLLTSSISQEYQEYKDEEQQIWVGSAFSQGVVEKEWTIDLPDTSKDFQLNIQIEEKTGQFLLAEAVSYSFSIDSEKQKTTQTSEDTSETVSSSTIQDTTDDSSAPKEEYRPFDQPQLFDGESNRKSLPTIEPEYTTDEQGTYPKAMWQPKNSENVRNHQGNRQGQAQWDGLTKWDGNPTNLTNSYIEYGGEKEEADYAIRKFANETATPGLFDLYLNVRGNTQKNITPMDVVLVVDWSGSMNEENRIVEVKNGIDRFVDTLTESGVTEKINLGYVGFSSEGYANRSIPIAGFDSVKEEIKAATPATTSGGTFTQNGLRQAGEMLSEQNGHKKVIVLLTDGVPTSSYQVASVVTEEDGSYYGASFTDHVDHPDYTSKISLPYLVPVKDQNFQWRWINSTFTATIGEAMALKQRGIEIHGLGIQLHGDETEGITKEEVENRMRKMVSSGEDGTLYYESANESTDIADYLAKKAVQLSGTVVNGKITDPIVEPFVYEIESASVKSVGTSPLSVEPILTIEDQTIQVEQIYLEKGQELQLHYQVRLQTESKTFEPDKWYQMNGLTTFQPKSDSDDIAKFGVPSAKAPSVTLGFFKEWEEFDQDTTTRPEKVIYEIKRTGVTTPSSWESGYVQLRQPEKDDTNVWERKNITKLLETDKASRETLSLPKYNNQGQEFHYEAVNELNVPGYDSEKVNATTWKNTKQFVPLDLKIIKTSSSDDHPLKGAVFRITIEGKDIQLLDHEDGTYSLPEEIRLEKEKSYTLTEVSAPAGHEKAEKQTWAITISKTGEVTVDDQKATVVDQVIQLTIENPFSELPVAIRKYTEKDQQKVNLAGATFALQLKEDTGSYRTLKEEVTSSSGLAEFMIQKAGDYRLVETAGPSGYDTVPGNYTFKVDPYGTIIYDEENVEESAVWTLTHHNQIKPFDLTILKKTDTGQALKGAVFRLSGPTGQSELPSDETAIDTFVFKNLEPGEYTLEEIKTPEGYLGLEKPLQIVIQTDGKVTVAGEPTEVQLQSGSKNNQIHLAITNQALIPLPETGGAGRLGFLLLSLSAIGSFIIYFLMNNRGGISSE; encoded by the coding sequence ATGAAAAAGCGACGATATCTTGTCATTTGCACTCTTTTATCGTTATTCTTCATTGCCTATTTATATTCTCAAAAAGTAAAGATTGCAGCAGCAAATGAAGAAGGAGTGGTAGAGGTACTGAAGAATGAATATGGAGAAGTAAATCTCAAGCAATCTGGGCAACAGCTGACGATTTCTTATCGACTGAATGAGCAAAATCAAGAAAGGCGTTTTCTGTTCCAATTACATCCGAGTGATGTACCTGAAAATAATTTGCTTACTTCTTCTATTTCTCAGGAATACCAAGAATATAAGGATGAAGAACAACAAATATGGGTAGGTAGTGCTTTTTCACAAGGCGTGGTTGAAAAAGAATGGACGATCGATTTACCGGATACAAGTAAAGATTTTCAACTCAATATCCAGATTGAAGAAAAAACAGGTCAATTTCTTTTAGCCGAAGCAGTTTCTTATTCTTTTTCTATAGATAGCGAGAAGCAGAAAACTACACAAACAAGTGAAGATACATCTGAAACCGTGAGCTCTTCTACAATTCAAGATACAACAGATGATTCATCCGCACCCAAAGAAGAATATCGGCCGTTTGATCAACCACAATTATTTGATGGAGAAAGTAATCGCAAAAGTTTGCCGACGATCGAACCGGAATATACCACAGATGAGCAAGGAACCTATCCGAAAGCGATGTGGCAACCTAAGAATAGTGAGAATGTCCGAAATCATCAAGGGAATCGTCAAGGACAAGCGCAATGGGATGGGCTGACTAAATGGGACGGCAATCCAACGAATCTGACCAATTCTTATATCGAATACGGTGGGGAAAAAGAAGAAGCCGATTACGCTATCCGAAAATTTGCTAACGAGACAGCCACACCCGGGTTATTTGATCTGTACCTGAATGTTCGAGGAAATACCCAAAAAAATATCACTCCAATGGATGTTGTATTGGTCGTTGACTGGTCGGGTAGTATGAATGAGGAGAACCGTATTGTTGAGGTAAAAAATGGGATTGACCGGTTTGTTGATACGTTAACAGAAAGTGGAGTGACGGAAAAGATCAATTTAGGATACGTTGGTTTTTCCAGTGAAGGGTACGCGAACCGCTCGATCCCTATCGCAGGATTTGATTCTGTTAAAGAAGAGATCAAAGCAGCAACGCCAGCGACAACAAGTGGTGGTACGTTTACTCAAAATGGACTACGTCAAGCAGGTGAGATGTTATCGGAGCAAAATGGCCATAAAAAAGTAATCGTTTTACTAACAGACGGTGTTCCAACAAGTTCATATCAAGTAGCCAGTGTGGTGACTGAAGAAGACGGGAGTTATTATGGCGCAAGTTTTACCGATCATGTCGATCACCCCGACTATACTTCAAAAATTTCCCTACCTTATCTCGTACCAGTCAAAGATCAAAATTTCCAATGGCGTTGGATCAATTCGACATTTACAGCCACGATCGGTGAAGCCATGGCACTGAAACAACGAGGGATCGAAATCCATGGTCTAGGTATCCAACTACACGGAGATGAAACAGAAGGTATCACGAAAGAGGAAGTAGAAAACCGGATGCGGAAGATGGTTTCCAGTGGTGAAGACGGTACGCTATATTATGAATCCGCAAATGAGTCTACGGATATTGCTGATTATTTAGCTAAAAAGGCTGTCCAACTTTCCGGAACAGTTGTTAACGGGAAAATCACTGATCCAATCGTTGAACCATTCGTCTATGAAATAGAAAGTGCTTCTGTTAAAAGTGTAGGAACAAGTCCACTGTCCGTTGAACCTATTCTCACGATCGAGGATCAAACGATCCAAGTCGAACAGATCTATTTGGAAAAAGGGCAAGAACTCCAACTACACTATCAAGTCAGACTCCAAACGGAAAGCAAAACATTCGAACCGGACAAGTGGTATCAGATGAACGGCCTAACAACTTTTCAGCCGAAGTCTGACTCAGATGACATTGCAAAATTTGGTGTTCCGTCAGCGAAAGCGCCAAGTGTTACCCTTGGTTTCTTCAAAGAGTGGGAAGAGTTTGATCAAGATACGACGACTCGACCAGAAAAAGTGATCTATGAAATCAAACGGACAGGGGTCACTACCCCGTCTAGCTGGGAAAGTGGCTATGTGCAACTGCGTCAGCCTGAAAAGGATGACACGAATGTTTGGGAACGAAAGAACATCACCAAACTGTTAGAAACCGATAAAGCAAGTCGTGAAACGCTCAGCTTACCAAAATACAACAATCAAGGACAAGAATTTCATTATGAGGCTGTGAACGAATTAAACGTACCAGGCTACGACTCAGAAAAAGTCAATGCAACAACTTGGAAAAATACGAAACAATTTGTTCCGTTAGATTTAAAAATCATTAAGACATCTTCCTCAGATGATCACCCCTTAAAAGGAGCAGTATTCCGAATAACGATTGAAGGAAAAGATATCCAGTTGCTTGACCATGAGGATGGCACCTATTCATTGCCAGAAGAGATACGATTGGAAAAAGAAAAATCCTATACATTGACAGAAGTTAGCGCACCCGCTGGACATGAAAAAGCAGAAAAGCAAACATGGGCGATTACTATTTCTAAAACCGGAGAAGTAACAGTAGATGATCAAAAAGCAACAGTTGTTGATCAAGTGATTCAATTGACGATCGAAAATCCATTTTCAGAGCTTCCGGTAGCGATCAGAAAGTACACCGAAAAAGACCAGCAAAAAGTAAACTTGGCAGGAGCGACTTTTGCATTACAACTAAAAGAAGATACTGGAAGCTATCGAACCTTAAAAGAGGAAGTGACCTCGTCCTCAGGATTGGCAGAATTCATGATACAAAAAGCAGGAGACTATCGCTTAGTAGAGACGGCAGGACCGAGTGGCTACGATACCGTTCCAGGAAATTACACATTTAAAGTTGATCCTTATGGAACGATTATATATGACGAAGAAAATGTGGAAGAGTCAGCAGTTTGGACATTGACGCATCACAATCAAATCAAACCGTTTGATTTAACGATTCTAAAGAAAACAGATACAGGTCAAGCTTTAAAAGGGGCAGTTTTCAGATTATCTGGTCCAACTGGACAAAGCGAATTACCAAGTGATGAAACAGCAATCGATACGTTTGTTTTTAAGAACCTTGAACCTGGGGAGTACACATTAGAGGAAATCAAAACGCCAGAAGGTTATTTAGGCTTGGAGAAACCTTTGCAAATTGTTATCCAAACAGATGGAAAAGTGACGGTAGCTGGCGAACCAACAGAAGTTCAACTACAAAGTGGCAGTAAAAATAACCAAATTCATTTGGCAATCACCAATCAGGCGTTGATCCCTTTGCCAGAAACAGGAGGAGCTGGCCGACTTGGTTTCCTTTTACTAAGCCTAAGTGCCATCGGTTCATTCATCATTTACTTTTTGATGAACAATCGAGGGGGCATATCAAGTGAGTAA
- a CDS encoding pilin N-terminal domain-containing protein, producing the protein MSKKYWLLLMLPFLLIIGSAKSTAQTEERVQLIVHTADLVSDKQTNEKASFAVYDVTKAFYQLRNKGFTVEETQQIIARQGTSAGSFLMEKQTKTSDKGEDIVIFDLCESTNQTGNVYLVNETTCFSDALMETQNLVIVLPLYDSDDHPQKEVHLYPKLSQEASTIDFEKN; encoded by the coding sequence GTGAGTAAAAAATATTGGCTTTTGTTGATGCTTCCGTTTCTATTGATTATTGGGTCTGCAAAGAGTACTGCTCAAACAGAAGAGAGGGTTCAATTGATTGTTCATACTGCCGACCTTGTATCGGACAAACAAACGAACGAAAAAGCAAGTTTTGCCGTTTATGATGTGACAAAGGCATTTTATCAATTACGAAATAAAGGTTTCACGGTTGAAGAAACGCAACAAATCATTGCCCGACAAGGAACCTCGGCTGGCTCATTTCTAATGGAAAAGCAGACAAAAACAAGCGACAAAGGTGAAGACATAGTAATCTTCGACCTGTGTGAGTCTACCAATCAAACAGGGAATGTTTATTTAGTGAATGAAACTACTTGTTTTTCAGACGCTTTAATGGAAACGCAAAACTTAGTGATTGTTTTACCGCTTTATGATTCAGATGATCACCCACAAAAAGAAGTTCATCTTTACCCTAAGCTGAGTCAGGAAGCATCTACGATCGACTTTGAAAAAAACTAA
- a CDS encoding S-ribosylhomocysteine lyase produces MKMNVESFNLDHRKVKAPYVRVADRKTGEHGDLIIKYDVRFKQPNKEHMDMAGLHSLEHLTAENIRNHADYIVDWSPMGCQTGFYLTVINHENYDEILDVLEKTMEDVLQATEVPASNEIQCGWAANHTLEGAQALAREFLAKRDEWSDVGV; encoded by the coding sequence ATGAAAATGAATGTCGAAAGTTTTAATTTAGATCACCGTAAAGTGAAAGCACCTTATGTCCGTGTAGCCGACCGCAAAACAGGTGAACATGGCGATTTGATCATCAAATACGATGTGCGTTTCAAACAACCAAACAAAGAACATATGGATATGGCTGGTTTACATTCTTTAGAACATTTAACTGCCGAAAACATCCGTAATCATGCAGATTATATCGTCGACTGGTCACCAATGGGCTGCCAAACAGGTTTTTATCTAACTGTCATCAACCATGAAAATTATGACGAGATCTTAGACGTGTTAGAAAAAACGATGGAAGATGTGCTACAAGCAACAGAAGTTCCAGCAAGCAATGAGATCCAATGTGGCTGGGCTGCAAACCATACATTAGAAGGTGCGCAAGCTTTAGCTCGCGAATTTTTAGCAAAACGAGATGAATGGTCAGACGTTGGCGTATAA
- a CDS encoding SpaA isopeptide-forming pilin-related protein: protein MEIQFPEEIAIEETCVVTDNAAKELELLSETLEVYSENKRLKKLTLHSHSQGFSLAFSGQDLQELAGKTVKVDYQMRLLDGAIADQPIINQATLDIGTESLVQSTYIRTGGKWFQKITADQEYQALEDALFLVKNQQEEYLHVKDGKYDWKRRARGALTLTSDRNGLFSISGLEDGEYLLEEIKAPKGYEKNPSAVSFTVKNMSYAINGQPSEPLKITNKKKETPFLFPRTNEEKISVGIFGGVLIIGSFIIYQKNRSKKNEE, encoded by the coding sequence TTGGAAATCCAGTTTCCTGAGGAGATAGCAATTGAAGAAACGTGTGTCGTTACTGACAATGCCGCGAAAGAATTGGAGTTATTGTCTGAAACTCTAGAGGTCTACAGTGAAAATAAACGATTGAAAAAACTTACGCTCCATAGTCATAGCCAAGGATTCAGCCTTGCCTTTAGTGGTCAAGACTTGCAAGAGCTAGCTGGTAAAACTGTAAAGGTCGACTATCAAATGCGATTACTAGATGGAGCAATCGCCGATCAACCAATCATCAACCAAGCCACATTAGATATCGGAACTGAATCATTAGTACAAAGCACTTACATTCGAACCGGAGGAAAGTGGTTTCAAAAAATCACAGCAGATCAGGAATATCAGGCGCTGGAAGATGCGCTATTCTTGGTCAAAAATCAACAAGAAGAATACCTTCATGTGAAAGATGGAAAATATGATTGGAAAAGACGAGCCAGAGGTGCACTAACATTGACGTCTGATCGCAATGGCTTGTTTTCCATCTCTGGCTTAGAAGACGGAGAATATTTGCTCGAAGAAATCAAAGCACCAAAAGGGTATGAAAAAAATCCGTCTGCTGTCTCATTTACCGTCAAAAACATGTCTTATGCAATCAACGGACAGCCGAGCGAACCCTTGAAAATCACCAATAAGAAAAAAGAAACTCCCTTTTTATTTCCTAGAACAAATGAAGAAAAAATCAGTGTTGGTATTTTTGGTGGTGTATTGATCATAGGGAGTTTCATTATTTATCAAAAGAACAGGAGTAAGAAGAATGAAGAATAG
- the efp gene encoding elongation factor P has protein sequence MISASDLKAGMTFVQDGKLIKVIDASHHKPGKGNTVMRMKLKDVRTGATYDTTLRPDEKFEKAHIDTKPVQYLYTMDDTAFFMDLETYEQYEIPVETVAEEMKFILENMEVKIQFFGSEVIGVQLPTTVVLRVVDTQPSIKGATVTGSGKPATMETGLVVNVPDFIETDELLEINTAEGSYVKRAK, from the coding sequence ATGATCTCAGCAAGCGATTTAAAAGCCGGAATGACATTTGTCCAAGACGGAAAATTGATCAAAGTAATAGATGCAAGCCATCACAAACCTGGTAAAGGAAATACTGTGATGCGTATGAAACTGAAAGATGTTCGTACTGGCGCAACTTATGACACAACTTTAAGACCAGATGAAAAATTCGAAAAAGCGCACATCGACACAAAACCAGTCCAATACTTATATACAATGGATGACACAGCATTCTTTATGGATCTAGAAACATATGAACAATATGAGATCCCTGTAGAAACTGTTGCTGAAGAAATGAAATTCATCTTAGAAAACATGGAAGTAAAAATCCAATTCTTCGGTAGCGAAGTAATCGGTGTTCAATTACCAACAACTGTTGTGTTGCGTGTTGTTGATACACAACCATCGATCAAAGGTGCGACAGTTACTGGTTCTGGTAAACCTGCAACAATGGAAACAGGCTTAGTAGTCAACGTTCCTGACTTCATCGAAACGGATGAATTATTAGAAATCAATACAGCAGAAGGTTCATACGTAAAACGTGCGAAATAA
- a CDS encoding pyridoxal-phosphate dependent enzyme, with the protein MIISSITEAIGHTPIYQFTAKDFPMPKDSVIYAKLEYLNPGGSIKDRLGLYLLSSGLESGKIDQDTTIIEPTAGNTGIGLGLAALKFKLKTIFVVPEKFSIEKQKIMQALGATIVHTPTEEGIVGAIEKSKQLASEIPNSYVPLQFENPDNPATYYQTLGPELIEELAGNIGSFVAGIGSGGTFAGTAKFLKERIPELRLIGVEPEGSILNGGPSHGHEIEGIGVEFVPPFLDDLPIDQFETISDAEGFAYTRQLAKEHGLLVGSSSGAAFAAALKEAQRLPNGQAILTIFPDTSDRYLSKNIYL; encoded by the coding sequence GTGATCATCTCATCAATTACTGAAGCAATCGGGCATACGCCCATCTATCAATTTACTGCAAAAGATTTTCCTATGCCCAAAGATTCTGTGATCTATGCAAAACTGGAATACTTGAATCCTGGCGGCAGTATCAAAGATCGTTTAGGTTTGTATTTACTATCCTCTGGGCTTGAAAGCGGAAAAATCGATCAAGATACAACGATTATCGAACCGACTGCCGGAAATACAGGAATCGGTTTAGGCCTGGCAGCTTTAAAATTCAAGCTAAAAACAATTTTTGTCGTACCAGAAAAATTTAGTATCGAAAAGCAAAAAATCATGCAAGCGCTAGGTGCAACGATCGTACACACACCTACCGAAGAAGGAATCGTTGGTGCTATTGAAAAAAGTAAACAATTAGCTTCTGAGATCCCAAATAGTTACGTACCCTTGCAATTTGAAAATCCAGACAATCCAGCAACCTATTATCAAACATTGGGACCCGAACTCATCGAAGAATTAGCTGGAAATATCGGCAGCTTTGTTGCTGGAATCGGCAGTGGTGGTACATTTGCGGGAACAGCAAAATTTCTAAAAGAACGTATCCCTGAACTTCGTTTGATCGGTGTGGAGCCAGAAGGATCGATCTTGAATGGCGGGCCTTCACATGGACATGAGATTGAAGGAATCGGTGTTGAATTTGTTCCACCGTTCCTCGATGATTTGCCAATTGATCAGTTTGAAACCATTTCTGACGCCGAAGGATTTGCTTACACCCGTCAACTTGCAAAAGAGCATGGCTTGTTAGTAGGCAGCTCAAGTGGTGCCGCTTTTGCAGCAGCCTTGAAAGAAGCGCAACGTCTACCAAATGGTCAGGCAATCCTCACCATTTTTCCAGATACATCAGACCGTTACTTATCGAAAAATATTTATCTGTGA